In Anaerobranca californiensis DSM 14826, a single genomic region encodes these proteins:
- the glgB gene encoding 1,4-alpha-glucan branching protein GlgB, giving the protein MDNIITAINSFHQGENFQAYKIFGAHPTHEGVKFTLWAPNAQKVSVVGNFNNWDGNNHQMEKISEEVWQINIPGLQKGEIYKYKITTKDGRVILKADPFAFYSEVRPATASVVAGLEGYPWNDQRWQERKNNTDVYQGPLSIYEVHLGTWKRKNGNLMNYRELVHELVPYVKEMGYTHLELMPVMEHPFDGSWGYQVTGFYSPTSRYGTISDLKYFIDYCHQNQIGVILDWVPSHFCRDDHGLRMFDGSPCFENENPKRADNPQWGTSNFDYGKGEVISFLISNALYWIKEFHADGLRVDAVANILYLDFCKDPQDFVPNKYGTNENLEGIEFLKKLNTVVKNHCPNTLMIAEDSSIFPKVTGNVEEGGLGFTYKWNLGWMNDTLNYMSHPWPRKAEKHHQMTFSLTYSFLEKFLLPLSHDEVVHGKKSLIDKMDGDYWQKFAALRTYYGFQYTHPGKKLLFMGGEFGQFIEWRDYEQLEWHLLEFELHKKLQSFVKDLNHFYQRETTLWELDYGWNGFQWLEADDKENSIYVYQRMDNRGNVLIVICNFTPNVHHHYSFGVITNGVYEEVFNSDLEKYGGSNLYNGLPLTSKNNILTALIPPLAIICLKLKK; this is encoded by the coding sequence ATGGATAATATAATAACAGCTATAAATTCATTCCATCAAGGGGAAAACTTCCAAGCATATAAAATTTTTGGTGCCCATCCTACCCATGAAGGGGTAAAGTTTACCCTTTGGGCTCCCAATGCACAGAAAGTCAGTGTCGTTGGAAATTTCAATAACTGGGATGGTAATAATCATCAAATGGAGAAAATTAGTGAAGAAGTATGGCAAATCAATATTCCTGGGTTACAAAAGGGGGAAATATATAAATACAAAATAACAACTAAAGATGGTAGGGTAATATTAAAAGCAGATCCCTTTGCCTTTTACTCAGAAGTGAGACCAGCTACTGCATCTGTAGTTGCCGGATTAGAAGGATATCCATGGAATGATCAAAGGTGGCAGGAAAGGAAAAATAACACTGATGTTTACCAAGGACCCCTCTCCATTTATGAAGTACACCTTGGCACTTGGAAAAGAAAAAATGGCAATTTAATGAATTATCGGGAGTTAGTCCATGAGCTTGTCCCTTATGTGAAAGAAATGGGCTATACCCATTTAGAACTTATGCCAGTGATGGAACATCCCTTTGATGGTTCTTGGGGTTACCAAGTAACTGGATTTTACAGCCCAACTAGTAGATATGGGACAATCTCTGACTTAAAATACTTTATCGATTATTGTCATCAAAATCAAATTGGTGTTATTTTAGATTGGGTACCTAGCCATTTCTGTCGAGATGATCATGGTCTGAGGATGTTTGATGGCAGTCCATGTTTTGAAAATGAAAATCCTAAAAGGGCAGATAATCCCCAGTGGGGGACAAGCAATTTCGATTATGGAAAAGGGGAGGTTATAAGTTTTCTCATCTCCAATGCCCTTTATTGGATAAAAGAATTTCACGCCGATGGGTTAAGGGTTGATGCTGTCGCCAATATACTTTACTTAGATTTTTGCAAAGACCCCCAAGATTTTGTTCCTAATAAGTACGGTACCAATGAAAACCTAGAAGGAATAGAATTTCTAAAAAAACTAAATACAGTTGTTAAAAACCACTGTCCCAATACTTTAATGATAGCGGAAGATTCTTCCATTTTTCCTAAAGTTACCGGCAATGTCGAAGAAGGGGGTTTAGGTTTTACATATAAATGGAATTTAGGTTGGATGAATGATACATTAAATTATATGTCCCACCCCTGGCCTAGAAAGGCTGAAAAACATCATCAAATGACTTTTTCATTAACTTACAGCTTTTTAGAAAAATTCCTCCTCCCCTTATCCCATGACGAAGTTGTCCATGGTAAAAAGTCTTTGATAGATAAAATGGATGGGGATTATTGGCAGAAATTTGCCGCCCTCAGGACTTACTATGGTTTTCAATATACCCACCCGGGGAAAAAACTATTATTTATGGGTGGAGAGTTCGGTCAATTTATCGAATGGCGGGATTATGAACAATTAGAGTGGCATTTGTTAGAATTTGAATTACACAAAAAGTTACAGTCCTTTGTCAAAGACTTAAATCATTTTTACCAAAGGGAAACAACCCTTTGGGAGTTAGATTACGGATGGAATGGTTTTCAATGGCTAGAAGCAGATGATAAAGAAAACAGCATCTATGTATATCAAAGAATGGACAATAGAGGAAATGTTTTAATAGTAATTTGCAACTTTACTCCTAATGTCCACCACCATTACTCCTTTGGAGTAATTACAAATGGAGTATATGAAGAAGTGTTTAATAGTGATTTAGAGAAATATGGCGGTTCAAACCTTTACAATGGTTTACCCCTTACTTCAAAAAACAATATTTTAACAGCCCTTATACCGCCTTTAGCCATCATTTGTTTGAAGCTAAAAAAATAA
- a CDS encoding beta-propeller domain-containing protein, whose product MKRSLSLLIITILLLSITGCVEPTSSHANNPLPKVNSLANLNRLLKNSQRYWGIRSSAEIALDSAEKQPSTRDYSSTNVQVKGIDEGDIIKIDGEYLYQIVGSEIVITRLYPVEEGKIVGKITFKENISPQELFIDGDKLVVIGYKYDYSTFDGPIFHRRGFFYGDFTLVLVYDISQPDKPKLTRELEVEGHLLSTRKKDSHLYLITNKYLFSTELSANPAPRYKDSAKGEGEEQKKLEEISYFPQGELSGFINIVAFSIKDDKKEATIETFLGNGHNIYMSHENLYIALTTDNATLIHKFAIDKQNITYKGQGKVSGWVLNQFSMDEYGGYFRIATTSHRNESLNNLYVLDENMKTVGKLENLAPTERIYAARFIGDKAYLITFEIIDPLFVIDLKNPKSPKVLGELKIPGFSNYLHPIDENHLLGIGRDTTVTNIWGREMAVELGIRLTIFDVTDPNNPKEKFVETIGGRGTYSEALYNHKAVYYHNNRLAFPVWETKEVINPSDRDSAVSDIDYSISFIGAYIYEISTETGFKLGAKFSHFNSEQQENLYEKWFFDSNIKRIVSIEDYIYTISDSEIQIHNIADYQTIKTIKIQ is encoded by the coding sequence ATGAAAAGGAGCTTATCCTTGTTAATAATAACTATACTACTTTTATCTATTACTGGCTGTGTAGAACCCACCAGTTCCCATGCTAACAATCCGTTACCAAAGGTAAACAGTTTGGCAAATCTCAATAGACTCCTTAAAAATAGTCAGAGATATTGGGGGATTAGATCTAGTGCAGAAATAGCTTTAGATTCTGCAGAAAAGCAACCTAGTACTAGAGATTACTCTTCAACTAATGTCCAAGTTAAAGGAATTGATGAAGGAGATATTATTAAAATAGATGGTGAATACTTATATCAAATTGTAGGTAGTGAAATAGTAATCACCCGCCTATATCCCGTTGAAGAAGGGAAAATAGTAGGAAAAATAACTTTTAAAGAAAATATCAGCCCCCAAGAACTGTTTATTGATGGAGATAAATTGGTGGTTATAGGATATAAGTACGATTATTCAACATTTGATGGGCCAATTTTCCACAGAAGAGGTTTTTTCTATGGTGATTTTACTCTAGTTTTAGTCTATGATATCTCACAGCCTGACAAACCGAAACTTACCAGGGAGTTAGAAGTAGAAGGACATTTATTATCTACTAGAAAAAAGGATTCTCACCTTTATTTGATTACTAACAAATACCTGTTTTCTACGGAACTTTCAGCAAACCCTGCTCCTAGGTACAAAGACTCCGCTAAAGGGGAAGGAGAAGAACAAAAGAAATTAGAAGAAATATCTTATTTCCCACAAGGAGAACTTTCAGGTTTTATCAATATAGTGGCCTTTTCTATTAAAGATGATAAAAAAGAAGCTACTATAGAAACCTTTTTAGGTAATGGCCATAATATCTATATGTCCCATGAAAACCTGTATATCGCCCTTACCACTGATAATGCCACTTTAATCCATAAATTTGCTATAGATAAACAAAATATAACCTATAAAGGACAAGGTAAAGTTTCCGGGTGGGTGTTGAATCAATTTTCCATGGATGAATATGGAGGATATTTCCGCATAGCAACTACCAGTCACCGGAATGAATCATTAAACAACCTTTATGTCCTCGATGAAAATATGAAAACAGTAGGTAAACTGGAAAATTTAGCACCTACAGAGCGAATCTATGCTGCAAGATTTATCGGTGATAAGGCCTATCTTATAACTTTTGAAATAATTGACCCACTTTTTGTTATTGATCTAAAAAATCCTAAGTCCCCTAAAGTTTTAGGAGAACTGAAAATACCTGGATTTAGTAATTATCTCCACCCTATCGATGAAAACCATCTATTAGGGATAGGGAGAGATACTACGGTAACAAATATTTGGGGTAGAGAAATGGCAGTAGAGTTGGGGATAAGACTTACTATTTTTGATGTAACTGATCCTAATAATCCTAAAGAAAAATTTGTAGAAACTATTGGCGGTAGGGGAACCTACTCAGAAGCCTTATACAACCATAAAGCAGTATATTATCACAACAATCGCTTGGCATTTCCAGTATGGGAAACTAAAGAAGTTATTAACCCATCTGACAGGGATTCAGCGGTATCAGATATAGATTATAGCATCTCCTTTATTGGAGCATACATCTATGAAATCAGTACTGAAACTGGCTTTAAATTAGGAGCTAAATTTTCCCATTTTAACTCTGAACAACAGGAAAACCTCTATGAAAAATGGTTTTTCGATTCTAATATTAAAAGAATTGTCAGTATAGAAGATTATATTTATACTATTTCAGATAGTGAAATCCAAATTCATAATATCGCTGATTACCAAACAATCAAAACTATAAAAATTCAATAG
- the tdh gene encoding L-threonine 3-dehydrogenase has translation MSERMKVVMKNHRERGAVLTEKEIPKIGPREILVKVLATSICGTDLHIYKWDQWSQRRIKPPLVLGHEFAGEVVEVGNEVENIKVGDVVSAETHIVCEVCELCRTGNAHLCKDTKILGVDTQGTFAEYVALPAVNAWVNPKGVDPAYLSIQEPLGNAVQTLLAGEIIGKTVAVVGCGPIGIFAVAVAKAVGAAKVIALEVNDYRLNLAKELGADVIINPKLEDPIIKVLEETEGLGVDVVAEMSGNPTALKESLKYVKLGGRVSLLGIPAEEVSIDIANDVVFKGITLQGIVGRKMYQTWYQVKGLIQSGRLNLAPVVTHRLPLEEFQNAFELMERGQCGKVVLYPDPKILEQYK, from the coding sequence ATGTCTGAAAGGATGAAGGTTGTAATGAAAAATCATCGGGAAAGGGGAGCAGTTTTAACTGAAAAGGAAATTCCTAAAATAGGGCCTAGGGAAATATTGGTTAAAGTTTTGGCAACTAGTATTTGTGGTACAGATCTCCATATATATAAGTGGGATCAATGGTCACAAAGGAGGATTAAACCACCTTTAGTCCTAGGTCACGAGTTTGCCGGTGAAGTTGTTGAGGTTGGTAATGAAGTTGAAAATATCAAAGTGGGGGATGTGGTTTCTGCAGAAACCCACATAGTTTGCGAAGTTTGTGAACTGTGTAGAACAGGGAACGCCCATTTATGTAAAGATACTAAAATATTAGGGGTAGATACCCAAGGAACTTTTGCCGAATATGTAGCGTTACCAGCTGTTAATGCTTGGGTAAATCCCAAGGGAGTAGATCCTGCCTATCTCTCTATCCAAGAACCGTTAGGTAATGCAGTCCAAACTTTATTGGCAGGGGAAATTATCGGTAAAACCGTCGCTGTAGTAGGTTGTGGACCTATCGGTATATTCGCCGTTGCCGTAGCAAAAGCAGTAGGAGCCGCTAAAGTTATTGCTTTGGAAGTAAATGATTATCGTTTAAACTTAGCTAAAGAATTGGGAGCAGATGTAATAATTAACCCTAAATTAGAAGACCCTATAATTAAAGTATTAGAAGAAACGGAAGGTTTAGGGGTAGATGTTGTTGCAGAAATGTCAGGAAATCCCACTGCTTTGAAGGAAAGTTTAAAATATGTTAAACTAGGGGGAAGGGTTTCCCTATTAGGTATTCCTGCTGAAGAAGTTTCAATAGATATCGCCAATGATGTTGTTTTTAAAGGAATAACCCTACAAGGTATAGTTGGTAGAAAAATGTACCAAACTTGGTACCAAGTTAAAGGTTTAATTCAATCGGGTAGGTTAAATCTCGCTCCTGTAGTTACCCATCGACTACCTTTAGAAGAATTCCAAAATGCCTTTGAACTAATGGAAAGGGGTCAATGTGGTAAAGTAGTCCTATATCCAGATCCCAAAATCTTAGAACAGTATAAATAA
- a CDS encoding glycine C-acetyltransferase — MRLSFLEEKITGLKEAGVYRKLPVLEGPNEAEIILNGQRVINLSSNNYLGFANHPKLKQAAIEAVEKYGVGAGAVRTIVGNMDLHEELEKLLAEFKREEAVMVFQSGFNCNTGTIQAIVEKGDLIVSDELNHASIIDGCRLSRADKTIYKHCDMEDLERVLKENRDKYRNVLIITDGVFSMDGDIAPLPEIVKLAEKYNALTYVDDAHGSGVLGESGRGTVDHFHLHGKVDFTIGTLSKAIGVIGGYVAGSEVMKDWLLHRGRPLLFSTSLPPAAVAPIIVAIKELMRTTEYTERLWDNARYFKARLGELGFDLGKSQTPITPVIIGNEAKTMEFSRKLLEKGVFVSGIVFPTVPKGTGRVRCMVTAGHTKEQLDKAIAVFKEVGHQMGII; from the coding sequence ATGAGGCTATCCTTTTTAGAAGAAAAAATTACAGGATTAAAAGAAGCAGGGGTTTATCGGAAATTGCCGGTATTAGAAGGCCCCAATGAAGCGGAAATAATTTTAAATGGGCAAAGGGTTATTAATTTGTCTTCTAACAATTATTTAGGTTTTGCCAATCACCCTAAACTCAAACAAGCTGCCATTGAAGCAGTGGAAAAATACGGTGTAGGTGCTGGGGCAGTTAGGACAATTGTCGGAAATATGGACCTCCATGAAGAATTAGAAAAATTATTAGCAGAATTTAAAAGGGAAGAAGCGGTGATGGTTTTTCAATCTGGATTTAATTGTAATACCGGGACCATTCAGGCTATTGTAGAAAAGGGTGACTTAATCGTTTCCGATGAACTAAACCATGCCAGTATCATTGATGGCTGTCGTTTAAGCAGAGCCGATAAAACTATATATAAACACTGTGATATGGAAGATTTAGAGAGGGTCCTTAAAGAAAACAGGGATAAGTATCGAAATGTCTTGATTATTACCGATGGGGTATTCAGTATGGATGGAGATATTGCCCCTTTACCAGAAATCGTTAAATTAGCAGAAAAATATAATGCTTTAACTTATGTCGATGACGCCCATGGTTCTGGAGTTTTGGGGGAAAGTGGTCGGGGAACGGTAGATCACTTTCACCTCCACGGTAAAGTTGATTTTACCATTGGTACCCTTTCAAAAGCAATTGGTGTTATCGGCGGTTATGTAGCCGGTAGTGAAGTGATGAAAGATTGGCTATTACATAGGGGTAGACCTTTACTATTTAGTACATCTCTACCACCGGCAGCGGTGGCTCCTATCATAGTCGCAATAAAAGAACTTATGAGAACAACGGAGTATACTGAAAGACTTTGGGATAATGCCCGCTATTTTAAAGCCCGTTTAGGAGAACTAGGATTTGACTTAGGTAAAAGCCAAACTCCCATAACCCCTGTAATAATTGGCAATGAAGCTAAAACAATGGAGTTTAGCCGTAAACTCTTAGAAAAAGGGGTCTTTGTATCTGGAATTGTCTTCCCTACAGTTCCTAAGGGAACAGGTAGAGTTCGCTGTATGGTAACGGCAGGACATACTAAAGAACAATTAGATAAAGCTATCGCTGTATTTAAAGAAGTCGGTCACCAAATGGGAATAATTTAG